CGCGACGGTGTGGATCTTCTTCATTGGGATGGCACTGACCATGAGCAGCGACGTGCCCGTGATCCAGAAGGCCAGAAAATACACCGACGTCCACCAGCCTTCGCCGAACTGCAGTTTGAGGCCGATCAGACCGATCATGGACACCGCGCCCGCCGGCGCGGGCATTCCGACGAAGAATTCCTTCGCGTAGGGGGGCAGGGTGCCGTCGTCCAGCTGAGCGTTATACCTGGCCAACCGCAACACCACACATACCGCATATAGCAGCACCACCATCCAGCCGACCGGCCATTTGGACAGCATCGTCACGTATACCACCAGCGCGGGCGTCACGCCGAAGTTGACGGCATCGGCCAGGGAGTCGATTTCGGCGCCCATCCGCGACTGGGCATCCAGGATGCGGGCCACTCGGCCGTCCAGGGCGTCGAGGATGGCGGCCACCGCGATCAGCGCCATCGCGGGTATCGGCTTGTGGTCGAGGGCGAACTTGATAGAAGTCAAGCCTGCGCAGATGGACAGCACGGTCATGGCGCTGGGCAACAGATGCAGGTTCACCCCTCGCCTGATCCGGGGCTTGGTCATCATGGCAGGTCGGCCAGTACAGTCTCGCCGGCGATCGCCCGCTGGCCCACTCTGACCACGGGTTCCGCGCCCGGCGGCAGGTAGGTGTCCAGCCGCGAGCCGAACCGGATCAGGCCGTAGGTGTCACCGATCGACAGCTTGTCCCCGACATGTGCGTCGCACACGATGCGGCGCGCCACCAACCCGGCGATCTGCACGGCGACCACCTCGGCGCCGCTAGG
The nucleotide sequence above comes from Mycobacterium pseudokansasii. Encoded proteins:
- the pssA gene encoding CDP-diacylglycerol--serine O-phosphatidyltransferase — translated: MMTKPRIRRGVNLHLLPSAMTVLSICAGLTSIKFALDHKPIPAMALIAVAAILDALDGRVARILDAQSRMGAEIDSLADAVNFGVTPALVVYVTMLSKWPVGWMVVLLYAVCVVLRLARYNAQLDDGTLPPYAKEFFVGMPAPAGAVSMIGLIGLKLQFGEGWWTSVYFLAFWITGTSLLMVSAIPMKKIHTVAVPPNLAAPLLAVLAIVAAAAVLAPYILIWAIIISYVCHIPFAVRSKRWLAEHPEVWGEKPKQRRAARRAIRRAQPHRRSMARLGLRKPGGRL